The DNA region CCAAGATGGATGACATGCCAGTCGGTGGCCCGGCCCTCGTCTGCCGAGTACTGGCACATGGGCGCGATGACGATGCGGTTGCGGAGCTCCAGTCCGGCGACACGGAACGGAGTAAACAGACGGGGGTTGCTCATCGGTAATTATAGACGCCGGAACCCCCTGTCCCGATCCTTTCTCACGCGAGTGGCACAGGAGCCCGCAGTCGATCGCGAGCGCCGCGGGCAGCGAGGTCTCCAGGGGACTGTCGAGCCGCCTGGGGACGGCGAAGCCGCCGACGAACGCGATCGCGTAGAGAAACGTCTTGAGGAAGATCAGGTACGAGACGACACCGTAGGCAAAGAACAGCAGACGCTTGATCACTTTCCCCTCCTGTGCGTCCAGAGGATGCGCCGCTCGACAGGACCGTCGCCATCCGCGTTCTGTCCCGGTTCGACTGGAATTGCGGTCCCGGACGTGAGACAAATGTCCCAATCAGCCGGATGACCACCCCCGATTCGCCCAGTGGACTGCGGATCTGGCGTCGGTGTTCAACGGCTGAGGCGGGGAGAGCCGGCGGGCGGGGCCGCGCACAAA from Acidobacteriota bacterium includes:
- a CDS encoding oxidoreductase: MSNPRLFTPFRVAGLELRNRIVIAPMCQYSADEGRATDWHVIHLG